In the genome of Rhodamnia argentea isolate NSW1041297 chromosome 3, ASM2092103v1, whole genome shotgun sequence, one region contains:
- the LOC115727414 gene encoding malate dehydrogenase, cytoplasmic-like, translated as MDYAELFEKAVVVSFSVSLFWKIIRHMWSSMDAEKEPVKVLVTGAAGQIGYALMPMIARGVMLGPDQPVIIHMLDIEQCAEALDGVKMELIDGAFPLLRGVVATTDVVEACRDVNIAVMLGGIPRKEGMERKDVMSRNVLIYKAQAAALEQHAAADCKVLVVANPANTNALILKEFAPSITDKNITCLTRLDHNRALGQIAEKLKVHVSDVKNIVVWGNHSSTQYPDADHASVATSSGERSVRDLIADDKWLNTEFITTIQQRGAAIIKARKLSSALSAASAVCDHIRDWVLGTPKGTWVSMGVCSDGSYGIQPGLIYSFPVTCQHGEWSIVQGLQIDEFSRAKMDSTANELIEEKSLAYSCLG; from the exons ATGGATTACGCCGAGCTCTTCGAGAAAGCTGTGGTCGTTTCGTTCTCAGTTTCTTTGTTCTGGAAGATCATCAGACATATGTGGAGTTCCATGGATGCGGAGAAGGAGCCAGTGAAAGTGCTGGTCACCGGCGCTGCAG GACAAATCGGCTATGCCCTCATGCCTATGATTGCTAGGGGAGTCATGTTAGGACCCGATCAGCCTGTGATTATTCACATGCTCGACATCGAACAATGTGCTGAGGCCTTGGATGGCGTGAAGATGGAGCTGATTGACGGCGCCTTTCCTCTGCTCAGAG GTGTCGTGGCCACTACAGATGTCGTCGAAGCTTGCAGAGACGTAAATATAGCTGTTATGCTGGGCGGCATACCGCGCAAAGAAGGCATGGAGAGGAAGGATGTCATGTCTAGGAACGTCTTGATTTACAAGGCTCAGGCTGCGGCCTTGGAGCAGCATGCCGCTGCCGATTGCAAG GTTCTAGTGGTTGCCAACCCTGCAAACACGAACGCGCTGATCCTGAAAGAGTTTGCTCCTTCGATCACCGATAAGAATATCACGTGCCTCACGAGACTCGACCACAACAGAGCGCTAGGCCAAATCGCCGAAAAGCTGAAGGTGCACGTGAGCGATGTGAAGAACATCGTCGTCTGGGGAAACCACTCATCGACTCAATATCCAGACGCTGATCACGCCAGCGTCGCCACCAGCAGTGGCGAGAGATCTGTCAGAGATCTTATTGCCGACGATAAATG GTTGAATACGGAGTTCATCACTACCATTCAACAGCGCGGCGCTGCGATCATCAAGGCTCGGAAGCTTTCGAGCGCCCTATCTGCTGCGAGCGCCGTGTGTGACCATATACGTGATTGGGTGCTCGGCACACCAAAG GGAACATGGGTCTCCATGGGAGTCTGCTCGGATGGTTCGTATGGAATCCAACCAGGCCTTATCTACTCTTTCCCCGTTACATGTCAGCACGGCGAATGGTCGATCGTTCAAG GGCTTCAGATTGATGAGTTCTCGAGGGCAAAGATGGATTCCACAGCAAATGAGCTTATAGAGGAGAAGTCGCTGGCCTACTCGTGTCTCGGCTGA